GGCGTCTCGATTACCTTCAAGCTTCCGTCCGTCATGCGGCTGCTCAAGATGGTCAAGCTCAAGGACAGCCACCGTGCGGTCAAGTTTTCGCGCATCAATATCTTCACCCGCGACGGCTATACCTGCCAGTACTGCAGCGTGAAGTTTCGGACGGAGGAGTTGACCTTCGATCACGTCGTGCCCATCGCCAAAGGCGGCAAGAAGACCTGGGAGAATATCGTGACGGCCTGCTGGCGTTGCAACAACCGCAAGAGCGGACGGACGCCGGAGGAAGCCGGCATGAAGCTCATCAAGAAACCCGTCAAGCCCCGTTGGAGCCCCGTCGTCACGATCACCATCGGGATCCGCAATGCGCCGCAAAGCTGGCGCGACTATCT
The DNA window shown above is from Nitrospira tepida and carries:
- a CDS encoding HNH endonuclease; the encoded protein is MELTLLLNATYEPLRVVHWQKAISLLWQGKVEVLEFYDRDVHGVSITFKLPSVMRLLKMVKLKDSHRAVKFSRINIFTRDGYTCQYCSVKFRTEELTFDHVVPIAKGGKKTWENIVTACWRCNNRKSGRTPEEAGMKLIKKPVKPRWSPVVTITIGIRNAPQSWRDYLYWNMALDEDAADT